The sequence AATGCCTTGGCTACATCAAATACAAAAGGACTTGGTCAAACGAGCTGGTTTCGTTCGGTCCCCAGTGCTCTATTACGTTCCAAGTTCTGCGCTCAATGCTTTTGCGGTTGGAAATCGTTAGGAGGGTGGCATAGCAGTGACTGACGGATTGTTACGAACTCTGAGTTATCGAGAGATTCGGGCTGTCTTGGCTCACGAAATGATACATCTTCAGCATAATGACGTTTCTGTCATGCTGCTATCAAGTATTGTTGGAAGGCTAGTTCACTGGTTGGCTTGGTTTGGGATTGCTTTGATTTTATTCAGTTTGCCTCTGTCCTGGTTGTATGGACAGACAGTTCCGTGGTTCTGGTTGTTGATGCTGATGGCGGCTCCATGGCTAAGTTTACTGCTCCAAGCAGGGCTTTCACGAACTAGGGAGTTCCAAGCAGATTTGGGAGCAGCTCGCTTGACAGATGACCCTCAAGCTCTGATACAGGCCTTGACTAAAATAAATCCAGGTAGTTCTGCACCAGTTCATTCAGCAGATTTCACTCTGCTCCGAAGTCATCCAGCTACCTCGGAGCGTATTGCTCGCTTAGCGTCCATCAGTCAAGCTGTTTGGGAACCGAGAGATTTTCTGTGGTGGGATTTCAACAGGCCAAGCTATTTGTCTTGGACAAAGAGGCGATATGGATGGCAGTAAGGTCGATTTTGGATCTAAGCCTCGGAGGTCGCAGGATTTGCTGCTGACGAGGTTGGATTACCGAATAACTCAGATTCCTCTTCTTTGAGGCGGCGATCCGCCCAAATAGTACCAAAGGGGACTAGTGAAGCGACGAAGAGAACTATCATTCTTGGAAACCTCCATGGAACCACATTGCGTGTGATCAAAAGAGCCAAGCAGTATGCGATGAACAAGACGCCATGAGCCATGCCAAGATATCGAACAGCCAAATCCCAGCTGATTCCATATTTCAAGGGCATTGCAATGAAAACAAGCAAGATGTAGGAAGCACCCTCGACCTGGGCAACCAGGCGAAAGCGTCCCAGCGGATTTCGCAACATGCTTTTCAAAATTTGAAAGGGGAGGTTTGGTGGATGGTGAGCGAATTCAACTTAGTGGGATTTGCAGAAGCTCAATGTACTGCTCCTCGTCAATGCGAAAGACCCCGTCAATGTCGTCATTGATAGCAACCTGAACATTTTCTGGATCCAGGCCTAGTACGATGTGGGCCTGGTTCCGCACCTTCAGAAAGTAGAAAAGTGTTAGACTCTCCTGCATCTCTTCGTAGTAAAAGCCCACTTTGAGCCCGCCGTTGGTGATCATTTCTGTAAGGGTCTCGCGGAAGTCTGCGTTTTCTAGTCCAGGGAAGTAGTCGAAGGAGTCAGCGAAGGGAAAGGTGTTGATGGCATATTCGAGGATCGCACCCTCAAGATTTGCTTCCAGTGATTGAGAGTTAGGAACCTGTTCCGCTAGTTTACTACTGGTCAGCGAGGGCCAATCTGCTTTATGCATAAGCTTTCCTGCGAGGATTCAGCAAGACGATATTCAGCAAACAGACTAGCAGATTAAGGTTGCAGGAAGCAAAGATATTTTTATGTTTTTTTTCTCACGTTTTTTGCTCAAACCATTGAGAGCAACAAATTATGCAGTCGTGGACGGAACTGATGCATTGCTGCGAGATTTCCATCTCGTGAGAGATGAACCCGGTTCGTCAGTACAATCGCAATCCATTGATTAAGGGGATCAAACCAGATAGAGGTTCCTGTAAAACCAGTGTGCCCTACCGCTCCAGGAGGAAACAGAAAACCACAACTCCAATATCCTGGATCTATATCCTTGAAATCCCAACCCAATCCACGGGAGCTCAGTGGCGGTTGGTTTTGGTTGCTGACCATCTGCTGCACAGAAGATGGAGAGAGAATCGTGATTCCATCCAGACTACCCTCATTCAAAAGCGTGCAGCAGAAGCGATGAAGATCCAAAGCTGTTGAGAACAAACCCGCATTGCCTGCTTCTTCACCAAAAAAATAACAATTTTCATCATGGACAACACCACGCAATAGACGCTTGCGCCAAGGGCAATATTGAGTAGGCGCAATCCCACTCAGGTCTTTCCAATGCTTGGCAGGAGAAAAGAGCGTATTTTCCAGTGATAGTGGTTCGCTAATGCTATGTTGGAAAAAATGACTGAGACTACCGTTCGTCACCTCCGTAATGATCTGTCCCAGCAACAGAAAA is a genomic window of SAR324 cluster bacterium containing:
- a CDS encoding M48 family metalloprotease, whose translation is MTDGLLRTLSYREIRAVLAHEMIHLQHNDVSVMLLSSIVGRLVHWLAWFGIALILFSLPLSWLYGQTVPWFWLLMLMAAPWLSLLLQAGLSRTREFQADLGAARLTDDPQALIQALTKINPGSSAPVHSADFTLLRSHPATSERIARLASISQAVWEPRDFLWWDFNRPSYLSWTKRRYGWQ
- a CDS encoding DUF3817 domain-containing protein, with protein sequence MLRNPLGRFRLVAQVEGASYILLVFIAMPLKYGISWDLAVRYLGMAHGVLFIAYCLALLITRNVVPWRFPRMIVLFVASLVPFGTIWADRRLKEEESELFGNPTSSAANPATSEA
- a CDS encoding serine hydrolase; protein product: MGNIIKVDFSGRWSQSLDQLIERHIKEETFPGIEILFAQGPEILLHKTWGRQEAGSDKSMGLNTVFDIASLTKPVATTSLIMLLQEQGMLDLEEPVATFLPKFGNGAKSKITLRHLLTHTSGLPAWANLYEESDSFDVARQRLMDINQEAPHDQRVIYSCLNFLLLGQIITEVTNGSLSHFFQHSISEPLSLENTLFSPAKHWKDLSGIAPTQYCPWRKRLLRGVVHDENCYFFGEEAGNAGLFSTALDLHRFCCTLLNEGSLDGITILSPSSVQQMVSNQNQPPLSSRGLGWDFKDIDPGYWSCGFLFPPGAVGHTGFTGTSIWFDPLNQWIAIVLTNRVHLSRDGNLAAMHQFRPRLHNLLLSMV